A region of uncultured Anaeromusa sp. DNA encodes the following proteins:
- a CDS encoding YbaB/EbfC family nucleoid-associated protein: MFGGGNMGQMAGMMKKVQKMQAEMAKMQEELKQRTLEVSAGGGAVKVVVTGEKKVVSIKIAPTAVDPEDVEMLEDLVTAAVNEALTKVDDLMAQEMGKLTAGMNLPPGLL; encoded by the coding sequence ATGTTCGGAGGCGGAAACATGGGCCAGATGGCTGGCATGATGAAAAAAGTGCAAAAGATGCAAGCGGAAATGGCTAAAATGCAAGAAGAGCTCAAGCAACGGACTCTCGAGGTCAGCGCTGGCGGCGGAGCTGTAAAAGTAGTCGTAACTGGTGAAAAGAAAGTGGTTTCGATTAAAATTGCTCCTACGGCTGTAGATCCAGAAGACGTGGAAATGTTGGAAGACTTGGTGACGGCTGCTGTTAATGAAGCCTTAACTAAGGTGGATGATCTTATGGCACAGGAAATGGGCAAATTGACTGCAGGCATGAATTTGCCGCCAGGACTGCTCTAA
- a CDS encoding pro-sigmaK processing inhibitor BofA family protein: MSLSVILAFAVGLLALYILFRVFTLPVRIFWKLLYNGILGGILLWLFNLAGSLVGFKIAITPITALIAGFFGLPGVILLVLYQLFAH; this comes from the coding sequence ATGTCTTTGAGTGTGATTCTTGCTTTTGCAGTGGGGTTGCTGGCGCTATATATCTTGTTTCGCGTCTTTACCTTGCCTGTACGCATTTTTTGGAAGTTACTATATAATGGCATTTTAGGTGGTATCTTGCTATGGTTATTTAACTTGGCAGGGAGTCTGGTGGGGTTTAAGATAGCCATTACGCCGATTACGGCGTTGATTGCCGGGTTCTTTGGATTGCCAGGAGTTATATTGTTGGTGCTTTATCAGCTGTTTGCGCATTAA
- the recR gene encoding recombination mediator RecR, protein MQYIAPLAKLVEQFRSLPGIGAKSAVRLAYHVLEMDRGKAEGLAKAILEAKAKVTYCSICFNITDQDPCAICQSEGRDRRILCVVEEPRDVMAMERTREFRGLYHVLHGALSPLEGVGPDNIRIKELLQRVGAAPVSEVIMATDPDVEGEATAMYVAKLLKPLGISVTRIAHGLPVGGDLEYADEVTLGKALENRRSM, encoded by the coding sequence ATGCAGTACATTGCTCCTTTGGCCAAGTTAGTAGAACAATTTCGCTCTTTGCCAGGAATTGGTGCTAAGTCGGCTGTGCGTCTGGCTTATCATGTATTAGAGATGGACCGGGGCAAAGCGGAAGGCTTGGCTAAGGCTATCTTAGAAGCAAAGGCCAAAGTGACGTACTGCAGCATTTGCTTTAACATCACCGACCAGGATCCTTGCGCAATCTGTCAAAGTGAAGGGCGGGACCGCCGTATTCTCTGTGTCGTGGAAGAGCCCCGGGATGTTATGGCGATGGAACGGACACGCGAATTTCGCGGGCTGTACCATGTGCTGCATGGCGCGTTATCTCCCTTAGAAGGTGTAGGTCCTGACAATATTCGCATTAAAGAGCTTCTGCAGCGCGTAGGCGCGGCACCAGTATCGGAAGTAATCATGGCAACGGATCCGGATGTGGAGGGGGAAGCAACCGCCATGTATGTGGCTAAGCTGTTAAAGCCTCTTGGTATTTCTGTAACCAGGATTGCTCATGGTTTGCCGGTGGGCGGCGATTTAGAATACGCTGATGAAGTTACCTTAGGGAAAGCGCTGGAGAATCGGCGTTCTATGTAG
- the rsmA gene encoding 16S rRNA (adenine(1518)-N(6)/adenine(1519)-N(6))-dimethyltransferase RsmA codes for MLSLKPVIANKDVTLHILRRFGLRMSKKLGQNFLVDPAVVAGIVKAAGIQEEDVVLEIGPGIGTLTQGLAETGAKVVAVELDRHLLDVLAHTLEGYENVRIVHGDILKIDILQEVGCDQFKVVANLPYYITTPIIMELLEARLPIDCMVTMVQKEVAERMAAEPGSKAYGALSVAVQYYTKPQVLMTVPPRSFIPAPAVESAVICCERRKKPAVEVEDEALFFRVVKAAFGQRRKTLANALKAGGFPQEQLQLVLAKAGIDAMRRGETLSLDEFAAIANGLFAQKRTEEKL; via the coding sequence TTGTTGAGTCTGAAGCCTGTCATTGCGAATAAGGATGTGACTTTGCATATTCTGAGACGCTTTGGCCTCCGTATGAGTAAGAAACTTGGACAGAATTTTCTGGTGGATCCCGCAGTGGTGGCTGGTATCGTCAAAGCTGCAGGTATTCAAGAAGAAGATGTAGTACTAGAAATTGGCCCTGGAATCGGCACCTTGACGCAAGGATTAGCCGAGACAGGCGCTAAGGTAGTTGCCGTAGAATTGGACCGGCATTTGTTGGACGTCTTGGCTCATACTCTGGAAGGGTATGAAAACGTCCGGATTGTGCATGGAGACATTCTTAAAATCGATATTCTACAAGAAGTAGGCTGCGACCAGTTTAAAGTGGTAGCCAATCTTCCCTACTACATCACAACGCCCATTATCATGGAATTGTTGGAAGCGCGTCTTCCCATCGACTGCATGGTGACAATGGTGCAAAAAGAGGTGGCCGAACGCATGGCGGCCGAACCGGGGAGCAAAGCCTATGGCGCGTTGTCGGTAGCGGTGCAGTATTATACCAAACCGCAGGTACTGATGACGGTTCCGCCGCGATCTTTTATTCCCGCACCGGCTGTAGAGTCGGCAGTCATCTGTTGCGAACGCCGGAAAAAACCGGCTGTCGAAGTAGAGGATGAAGCCTTATTTTTCCGCGTAGTAAAAGCGGCCTTTGGTCAAAGGAGAAAAACCTTGGCCAATGCCCTAAAGGCCGGAGGATTTCCTCAAGAACAGCTTCAATTGGTATTGGCAAAAGCCGGTATCGATGCTATGCGGCGAGGCGAGACTCTTTCATTAGATGAATTTGCTGCTATTGCTAATGGTTTATTCGCTCAGAAACGTACCGAAGAGAAATTATGA
- the rnmV gene encoding ribonuclease M5, with protein sequence MLKDVIVVEGKQDIQAVKRAVDAECIATGGFGLGPRVLERVAQAMRYRGVIILTDPDSAGERIRRYLSNYFPEARHAFIPKEEAQAAGDIGVENASPESIRTALEKVRVEQWQPEEPFVWSDMLQAGLTAHPEAAKRRALLGAALGIGYANAKTFFYRLNHYGITVEEFWAAVAAGEEPKSC encoded by the coding sequence ATGCTAAAAGATGTCATTGTGGTAGAAGGAAAACAAGATATTCAGGCAGTGAAACGCGCTGTTGATGCCGAATGTATTGCTACCGGAGGATTTGGATTGGGTCCGCGTGTGTTGGAGCGAGTAGCTCAGGCTATGCGGTACAGGGGCGTCATTATTTTGACAGACCCGGACAGTGCTGGAGAACGAATTCGTCGTTATCTTAGCAACTATTTCCCGGAAGCACGCCATGCCTTCATTCCGAAGGAAGAGGCACAGGCAGCAGGCGATATCGGAGTGGAAAACGCATCGCCAGAATCCATTCGCACGGCCTTGGAAAAAGTTCGTGTGGAACAGTGGCAGCCGGAAGAACCCTTTGTTTGGAGCGATATGCTGCAAGCAGGACTGACGGCTCATCCGGAGGCGGCGAAGCGGCGCGCCTTATTGGGGGCAGCTTTGGGCATTGGTTATGCTAATGCAAAAACTTTTTTTTATCGCTTGAATCATTATGGCATTACGGTGGAAGAGTTCTGGGCTGCGGTAGCAGCCGGGGAGGAGCCTAAATCTTGTTGA
- the dcuS gene encoding DcuS/MalK family sensor histidine kinase — protein sequence MELDRRVPLQAKIVGLVFCVVAAVIMVTMLLISRSINTDIKNSIGSQAMSAARMVAKDSVVREGLTGKRDPKDIQVYAQDMLEAAQVRFIVVTDMVGIRYSHPNPELVGQRLAGGDEGDALSGYEYISEAEGTLGYSLRAFTPVYDEEGRQVGSVLVGILLTHVQESVREALRVLVVASALGLVIGITAAWLLARNIKEILFGLEPWAIAKLLEERNVMLQSVREGVIAVDADGRITVINSEARRLLRRAGWTGDPIGREVESCMPGSGLKVVMEAGKADLDREQELYGIPIVASRVPLWVEGHVVGAVATFRDKTELKRLAEELTGVQAYVDALRSRGHEFMNQLHVILGLVQLRHYEQLRAYISRIASDSQEEVSYVDRRIRDSVLAGFVLSKLSLARERDIEMCLHEDTEVDVNFDEDTAHELVTILGNLIENALDAVKHSARKEVGLALSTDASGLYMEIEDSGPGIPKEIQETLFMQGVSTKAADRGFGLALVQRSLARLEGTIQFAPALHGGTVFSVFIPSRPEWQYDNS from the coding sequence ATGGAGCTGGACCGGCGGGTTCCTTTGCAAGCCAAGATTGTTGGCTTGGTGTTTTGTGTGGTAGCAGCTGTTATTATGGTGACTATGCTGCTGATTTCGCGCAGCATTAATACAGATATTAAAAACTCTATTGGATCTCAGGCTATGAGCGCTGCTCGCATGGTGGCGAAGGATTCGGTTGTGCGGGAAGGGTTGACAGGCAAACGGGATCCTAAGGACATTCAAGTCTATGCTCAGGATATGCTGGAAGCGGCGCAGGTCCGCTTTATTGTTGTCACCGATATGGTCGGAATTCGATACTCACATCCCAATCCGGAATTGGTTGGCCAACGCTTGGCCGGAGGCGACGAAGGGGACGCTCTTTCCGGTTATGAGTATATTTCAGAGGCGGAAGGTACGCTGGGATATTCGTTACGTGCTTTTACGCCGGTATACGATGAGGAGGGGCGCCAAGTCGGCTCGGTTCTCGTGGGCATTTTGCTGACTCATGTGCAAGAATCGGTGCGGGAGGCTTTGCGAGTTTTAGTAGTGGCTTCAGCGCTGGGGTTGGTGATTGGCATTACCGCAGCTTGGTTATTGGCGCGTAATATTAAAGAAATTCTTTTTGGGCTGGAGCCATGGGCCATTGCGAAGCTGCTGGAAGAACGCAATGTTATGCTGCAGTCGGTGCGCGAAGGCGTTATTGCTGTGGATGCGGATGGGCGGATTACCGTCATTAATAGTGAAGCTAGGCGTTTGCTGCGGCGCGCCGGCTGGACGGGAGATCCGATTGGCCGGGAAGTGGAGTCCTGTATGCCTGGTTCAGGCCTAAAAGTAGTCATGGAGGCTGGGAAAGCAGACTTAGACCGAGAACAAGAGCTTTATGGTATTCCTATTGTAGCCAGTCGTGTGCCTCTTTGGGTGGAAGGGCATGTAGTGGGAGCTGTGGCGACCTTTCGCGACAAAACGGAGCTAAAGCGTTTGGCGGAAGAGCTAACAGGCGTGCAAGCGTATGTGGATGCGTTGCGGTCGCGAGGACACGAATTTATGAACCAGTTGCATGTCATTTTAGGGCTAGTGCAGTTGCGCCATTATGAGCAGTTGCGAGCCTATATCAGCCGCATTGCCTCCGATTCGCAAGAAGAGGTGTCTTACGTGGATCGGCGCATACGAGATTCTGTATTGGCTGGCTTTGTTTTGAGCAAGCTAAGCTTGGCCCGGGAGAGGGACATTGAGATGTGCTTGCACGAAGATACGGAAGTGGATGTGAATTTTGACGAAGATACAGCGCATGAGTTAGTAACGATTTTAGGGAATTTGATTGAAAATGCCTTAGATGCAGTCAAGCATTCGGCGCGCAAAGAGGTTGGGCTGGCTTTAAGCACAGATGCCAGCGGTTTATATATGGAAATCGAAGATAGTGGTCCTGGGATTCCGAAAGAAATTCAAGAAACGTTATTTATGCAAGGCGTTTCCACAAAGGCGGCGGATCGCGGTTTTGGCTTAGCACTGGTACAGCGAAGCTTGGCGCGGTTGGAAGGGACCATTCAATTTGCTCCGGCGCTGCATGGGGGAACTGTCTTTTCCGTTTTCATTCCGTCACGACCGGAATGGCAATACGATAACAGTTGA
- the ispE gene encoding 4-(cytidine 5'-diphospho)-2-C-methyl-D-erythritol kinase → MSETVVLQGNAKINLSLDVLGKRQDGYHEVSMVMQSVSLADEIILQEAKDISLTVDVSGLEADSRNLAWRAAELVRQKCAISKGVSITLRKKIPLAAGLAGGSADAAAVLRGVNKLWAAGLTQQELLELGAQLGSDVPFCLLGGTRLATGRGTKLEELSAMPVCGVILAKLPVAVSTAWVYGQFAADRVKRRPDLPGMRIALQKGSLEGIASRLCNVLESVTITEHPVIQKLKEDMLRQGAMASLMSGSGPTVFALTKNEEAASDVAERLRCSWGDRVSIFTAKTVMKVDGE, encoded by the coding sequence ATGAGCGAAACGGTGGTGCTTCAAGGAAACGCCAAGATCAATCTTTCTCTTGATGTGCTGGGCAAGCGCCAGGACGGGTATCATGAAGTATCTATGGTTATGCAGAGTGTTAGTTTGGCGGATGAAATCATTTTGCAAGAAGCAAAAGATATTTCACTGACAGTAGATGTCTCTGGATTGGAAGCGGATTCAAGAAATTTGGCTTGGCGTGCGGCGGAGCTTGTGCGGCAAAAATGCGCTATTTCTAAAGGCGTTTCTATTACGTTAAGAAAGAAAATTCCCTTGGCGGCCGGTTTAGCTGGAGGCAGCGCCGATGCAGCAGCTGTCCTACGCGGTGTGAATAAGTTGTGGGCGGCGGGGTTGACGCAGCAGGAGCTTTTGGAATTAGGAGCGCAGTTGGGCTCGGATGTACCCTTTTGTCTTTTAGGTGGCACACGTCTTGCAACTGGCAGAGGGACGAAACTGGAAGAATTGTCGGCGATGCCTGTTTGTGGTGTTATTTTGGCAAAGCTGCCTGTGGCAGTTTCAACAGCATGGGTTTACGGTCAATTTGCGGCGGACAGGGTGAAGAGGAGACCGGATTTGCCAGGAATGAGAATTGCGTTGCAAAAGGGGAGTTTAGAGGGTATAGCCTCGCGGTTGTGCAATGTTTTAGAATCGGTTACGATTACTGAACATCCGGTGATTCAGAAATTAAAAGAAGATATGCTGCGTCAGGGGGCGATGGCTTCCTTGATGTCTGGCAGCGGCCCTACAGTGTTTGCTCTGACGAAAAATGAAGAAGCGGCTAGTGACGTAGCAGAGCGGCTCCGTTGTAGCTGGGGCGATAGAGTCTCTATTTTTACAGCAAAGACAGTGATGAAAGTGGATGGTGAGTGA
- the dnaX gene encoding DNA polymerase III subunit gamma/tau → MAYVALYRRWRPQDFDSLVGQEHIRVTLENAIRSDKIAHAYLFAGPRGTGKTSTAKIFAKALNCVQGPTLHPCNTCSSCVGITDGSSMDVVEVDAASNRGIDEIRDLRETVKFAPVEGKYKVYIIDEVHMLTTEAFNALLKTLEEPPSHVVFILATTEPHKIPATIHSRCQRYDFRRITQGDLLVRLQEVAAAGSMNVEEDALRLIAAQADGGLRDALSLLDQCASMATDGHVSEALVRNLLGLVGHEWVWSMTERLAKKDAAALLEGLEEMLSLGREAKQMAVEWASYLRDVILYQAAPGMEKWQDSSESMRKKLAEHAKQLPQSAIMQAVRRLGEAIQEARWAVDARIPLEMALLALCRGEAEVGDWDGLAQRVQALEAAVAQGRSSSPLRAASEAAPVRRAEAQPEPVRKPIAPAAKVTGANPSLESPAATRSAEVTSAAQPPTVLAAASPVSGDLWPQFLKRLMSSGKRSVYACVSQGQLVKAEAGIVMLQFTAAFPCERTAKDDYREIVENLFAELCGHPVQLQCVQGVVGAVPTAVKATPTEPDWGNPALREAMKMFPGKVLPQEKKEDV, encoded by the coding sequence ATGGCCTATGTTGCTTTGTACCGCCGCTGGCGTCCGCAAGATTTTGATAGTCTGGTAGGACAGGAGCATATCCGTGTTACTCTGGAAAATGCCATACGGTCTGACAAGATTGCGCATGCCTATCTTTTCGCAGGCCCCCGGGGGACTGGCAAGACCAGTACGGCGAAAATTTTTGCCAAGGCGCTAAATTGCGTACAGGGACCGACGCTGCATCCGTGCAATACCTGCTCTTCTTGTGTAGGGATTACCGATGGTTCTTCCATGGACGTAGTGGAAGTGGATGCGGCCTCTAATCGTGGTATTGACGAAATCCGCGATTTACGGGAAACTGTGAAGTTTGCACCGGTAGAAGGTAAATACAAAGTTTATATTATTGATGAAGTGCACATGCTGACCACAGAAGCCTTTAATGCGCTTTTGAAAACATTGGAAGAACCTCCAAGCCATGTGGTCTTTATCTTAGCGACGACGGAACCACATAAGATCCCGGCAACCATTCATTCACGCTGCCAGCGCTATGATTTTCGGCGGATTACCCAGGGTGACTTGTTGGTGCGTCTGCAGGAGGTAGCGGCAGCGGGAAGCATGAATGTCGAAGAAGATGCGTTGCGGCTTATTGCAGCCCAAGCTGATGGCGGACTGCGAGATGCATTAAGTTTGTTGGATCAATGTGCTTCTATGGCGACCGATGGGCATGTTTCCGAAGCCTTAGTGCGTAATTTGCTGGGCTTGGTAGGACATGAATGGGTTTGGAGCATGACGGAACGTCTGGCAAAAAAAGATGCGGCGGCGTTGCTGGAAGGCTTGGAAGAAATGCTGTCTTTGGGGCGGGAAGCTAAACAAATGGCTGTAGAATGGGCTAGCTACTTGCGTGATGTTATACTGTATCAGGCGGCGCCTGGCATGGAAAAATGGCAGGACAGCAGTGAAAGCATGCGGAAAAAGCTGGCAGAGCATGCGAAACAATTGCCCCAAAGTGCAATCATGCAGGCAGTGCGCCGGCTGGGCGAAGCCATTCAAGAGGCGCGATGGGCTGTAGATGCCCGTATTCCTCTGGAAATGGCGTTGTTGGCATTATGCCGGGGTGAGGCAGAGGTTGGAGATTGGGACGGCTTGGCGCAACGCGTGCAGGCTTTAGAAGCGGCAGTAGCGCAGGGCAGGTCTTCCTCGCCGCTGAGAGCTGCGTCGGAAGCTGCGCCAGTCAGGCGCGCTGAGGCCCAGCCAGAGCCGGTAAGAAAACCGATAGCGCCTGCGGCTAAAGTGACGGGGGCGAATCCTTCCCTAGAGTCTCCCGCGGCTACTCGTTCGGCAGAAGTTACGTCAGCCGCGCAGCCGCCTACTGTCCTTGCGGCCGCGTCGCCGGTATCAGGAGATTTATGGCCGCAATTTTTAAAACGCCTTATGAGCAGCGGCAAACGCTCTGTATACGCCTGCGTTTCCCAAGGGCAGTTAGTAAAGGCGGAAGCAGGGATCGTTATGCTGCAGTTTACGGCGGCGTTTCCTTGTGAGAGGACGGCCAAGGATGATTATCGGGAGATTGTAGAAAATTTATTTGCAGAACTTTGTGGTCATCCGGTACAATTACAGTGTGTCCAAGGTGTTGTAGGGGCAGTGCCGACGGCGGTCAAGGCGACGCCAACAGAGCCGGACTGGGGAAATCCGGCCTTGCGAGAAGCGATGAAAATGTTCCCTGGGAAAGTGCTCCCACAGGAAAAAAAGGAGGATGTATAA
- a CDS encoding response regulator yields the protein MIRVLIVEDDPMVSELNRCYLERIEGFQLAGICREGEEALHFLRENKVDLVLLDVFMPGMNGLELLHKVRREGHGVDVILVTAAREQRSIQEALRQGAIDYLIKPFQFLRFQTALLDFKKRQEWLCREVPVNQGELDRLLQRGNRVTEEGGELPKGLDRNTMKRIWEAICQVDGEFTAEEMAKLVGISQVSIRKYLKYLQQMELLLFEIHYGSIGRPLYRYRQNAEATVPSFLV from the coding sequence ATGATTCGAGTTTTAATTGTGGAAGATGATCCGATGGTTTCAGAGTTGAACCGGTGCTATCTGGAGCGTATTGAAGGCTTTCAATTAGCCGGAATCTGCCGAGAAGGGGAAGAAGCGCTACACTTTTTACGTGAAAACAAGGTGGACTTAGTCCTGTTGGATGTGTTCATGCCGGGCATGAATGGCTTGGAGCTGCTGCACAAAGTGCGCCGTGAAGGGCATGGCGTAGATGTCATCTTAGTTACGGCAGCGAGGGAGCAGCGCAGTATCCAAGAAGCGTTGCGGCAGGGAGCTATTGATTACCTGATTAAACCGTTTCAATTTTTGCGCTTTCAAACGGCACTGTTGGATTTTAAAAAACGCCAGGAATGGCTGTGCCGGGAAGTTCCTGTCAATCAAGGGGAATTGGATCGGCTTTTGCAGCGGGGCAACCGGGTGACGGAAGAGGGAGGCGAATTACCTAAAGGCCTTGATCGCAACACGATGAAGCGCATTTGGGAAGCCATTTGCCAAGTGGATGGTGAGTTTACAGCGGAAGAAATGGCAAAGTTGGTAGGAATTTCGCAGGTGTCCATTCGAAAATACCTAAAATACCTGCAACAGATGGAATTGCTGTTGTTTGAGATCCATTACGGTTCGATTGGGCGTCCGTTATATCGCTATCGGCAAAATGCGGAAGCTACAGTGCCTTCGTTCCTTGTGTAA
- a CDS encoding 3D domain-containing protein — protein sequence MKNTLSLKVLSERKELVLISALALSIFFLTGFVWAYKTVDVQVDGQAVSIRTLHSKPTDILAEAGVEMGPQDEYRLSTPSVQNGTVVEVLRAFPVTVQLKEGTKTVLTAKQTVGELAGALGFKPETVRTEPGDGVRLSPNMTVRLVKIETRMETREIPDPFSVMQQPDATLEKGATEVLESGTDGVKEVAVRVTLADGESIGEQVVSEKVKIASKAQTVRIGTRDVVNTSRGDQRFSQTLTMEATAYLPTDGGGHGITASGIPARWGVVAVDPRVIPLGTRLYIPGYGYAVAADTGGAIKGMKIDLCMEDYAQAWGFGRRYVKVYVLEE from the coding sequence ATGAAGAACACTCTATCTCTAAAGGTGCTTTCTGAGCGGAAAGAGCTGGTGCTGATTTCAGCGCTGGCACTGTCGATTTTCTTTTTGACCGGCTTTGTATGGGCATATAAAACGGTCGATGTGCAGGTCGATGGGCAAGCTGTTTCCATTCGCACGCTACACAGCAAGCCCACGGATATTTTGGCGGAAGCCGGAGTAGAAATGGGACCGCAAGACGAATATCGCTTGTCGACGCCTTCGGTGCAGAATGGTACGGTGGTGGAGGTGCTTCGTGCATTCCCTGTAACAGTTCAATTAAAAGAAGGAACTAAAACCGTTTTGACAGCCAAGCAAACGGTTGGGGAATTGGCAGGAGCGCTGGGCTTTAAGCCTGAAACCGTGCGAACCGAACCGGGGGACGGGGTACGCCTGTCTCCGAATATGACGGTACGCCTCGTAAAAATCGAAACAAGAATGGAAACAAGGGAGATTCCTGATCCCTTCTCCGTGATGCAACAGCCTGATGCTACCCTTGAAAAAGGGGCAACAGAGGTGCTGGAATCAGGCACCGACGGAGTGAAAGAAGTGGCTGTCCGCGTTACCTTAGCGGATGGTGAGTCTATCGGGGAACAAGTGGTGTCAGAGAAAGTCAAGATAGCTTCCAAAGCGCAAACGGTTCGGATTGGCACGCGGGATGTAGTAAATACGTCTCGTGGTGATCAACGATTCAGCCAGACGCTGACAATGGAAGCTACGGCGTATCTGCCCACGGACGGAGGCGGTCATGGGATTACCGCCAGCGGCATTCCGGCTCGCTGGGGAGTTGTGGCAGTAGATCCCAGAGTTATTCCGTTGGGAACTCGGTTATATATCCCTGGTTATGGCTATGCAGTGGCTGCAGATACCGGCGGCGCCATCAAAGGAATGAAAATTGACCTTTGTATGGAAGATTATGCGCAGGCATGGGGATTTGGCCGACGTTACGTCAAAGTATATGTGCTGGAAGAATAA
- a CDS encoding PhoH family protein gives MERVYVIDTNVLAYAAQALFAFQEHLVVLPEVVIEELDRFKREASERGANSREVIRILDRLSQQGDLAAGVGLNEVGGRLRIESREFSARLPAFWHTDLPDNRILQICKGLQEAGQDAVLVSRDTALRIKASVIGLPAEDYRHEKVVSVERQYTGRAEVYANAEAINQFYLDRRQWLDPDGLKVYDVEKQQLTAIQDLVVNQFLVVRNVENGRHTVLGRFDGTKVVRLQHQHQTLFGLTPRSVGQIFMQECLLMDAEEAPVCIIRGQAGTGKTLFSLAAGLEEIMEPEQSRYQRMLICRPSVAMEDIGFLPGGERDKIHPYMRGMYDNLFTLLNGVRTEGRKERKQIEDTVKMLLEDGTILMEALAFQRGRSLHKYFFILDEMQNSTPVQAKTIITRCGIGTKIVILGDPEQIDNHNLSESVNGLVYAGEKMKGSPYCYQITMLPEECERSPVAADASQRMR, from the coding sequence ATGGAGAGAGTATATGTGATTGATACCAATGTTTTGGCTTATGCCGCACAGGCCTTATTTGCTTTTCAAGAGCACCTGGTGGTGCTGCCGGAGGTGGTCATTGAGGAATTAGATCGGTTTAAGAGGGAGGCTTCCGAACGGGGAGCTAACAGCCGGGAAGTTATTCGTATTTTGGATCGTCTGAGTCAACAGGGGGATTTGGCGGCAGGGGTCGGTTTAAATGAAGTAGGCGGACGGCTGCGTATTGAAAGCCGAGAATTTTCTGCTCGGCTGCCTGCTTTTTGGCACACTGACTTGCCAGATAATCGGATTTTGCAAATTTGCAAAGGACTGCAGGAAGCAGGACAAGATGCGGTGTTAGTCAGCCGAGATACAGCCCTGCGTATCAAAGCCTCTGTTATTGGGCTGCCAGCGGAGGATTACCGTCATGAAAAGGTGGTTTCCGTGGAACGGCAGTATACGGGCCGGGCCGAGGTGTATGCCAACGCGGAGGCTATTAATCAGTTTTATTTGGATCGCAGGCAGTGGTTGGATCCAGACGGCTTGAAAGTATATGATGTAGAAAAACAGCAACTGACAGCGATTCAGGATTTAGTCGTCAATCAGTTTTTGGTCGTACGCAATGTGGAGAACGGCAGACATACGGTACTGGGGCGTTTTGATGGGACCAAAGTTGTTCGCTTGCAGCATCAACATCAAACTCTTTTTGGTTTGACTCCTCGCAGTGTGGGGCAGATTTTTATGCAAGAATGTTTGCTGATGGATGCGGAGGAAGCTCCTGTTTGCATTATTCGAGGGCAGGCCGGGACTGGCAAGACGCTGTTTTCTCTGGCCGCCGGGTTGGAAGAAATCATGGAGCCCGAGCAGTCGCGGTATCAGCGTATGTTGATTTGTCGTCCCAGTGTGGCGATGGAGGATATTGGCTTTTTGCCGGGCGGCGAACGAGACAAGATTCATCCGTATATGAGGGGGATGTATGATAACCTGTTTACGCTGCTCAATGGCGTGCGTACGGAAGGTCGCAAGGAGCGAAAGCAGATTGAGGATACTGTGAAAATGTTACTGGAAGACGGGACGATCTTGATGGAGGCGCTTGCTTTTCAGCGCGGCCGCTCTTTGCACAAGTACTTTTTCATTTTGGATGAAATGCAAAATTCGACACCGGTGCAGGCCAAGACGATTATTACTCGCTGTGGAATCGGGACGAAAATAGTCATTCTTGGTGATCCAGAGCAGATTGATAATCACAATCTTTCCGAAAGTGTCAACGGTTTGGTGTATGCAGGAGAAAAGATGAAAGGAAGTCCTTATTGCTACCAAATTACGATGCTGCCGGAAGAATGCGAGCGTAGCCCGGTGGCGGCCGATGCGTCGCAGCGTATGAGATAG
- a CDS encoding chemotaxis protein CheW, translated as MEEVQTNQDVKLDELQMVIFRLANEEYALPITKVQEINRLVPITRMPQTPSFVEGIINLRGRIIPVLDMRKRFQLEAGSYNDDTRIIIVEIAGQTIGVIVDAVAEVIRLSRSDIEPPPPSFVLDAKYIQGVGKVEGRLLILLEIDSIITSDEEIMLKQINA; from the coding sequence ATGGAAGAAGTGCAAACTAATCAAGACGTGAAACTCGATGAATTGCAGATGGTAATCTTCCGTTTGGCCAATGAGGAATATGCTTTGCCCATTACTAAAGTGCAAGAGATCAATCGTTTAGTGCCGATTACCAGAATGCCCCAGACTCCTTCCTTTGTGGAAGGAATCATTAATTTACGAGGACGCATTATTCCTGTTTTGGATATGCGCAAACGGTTCCAACTGGAAGCCGGATCCTATAACGACGATACTCGCATTATTATCGTGGAAATAGCTGGACAGACAATTGGCGTGATCGTCGACGCGGTAGCAGAGGTCATTCGCCTGTCGCGGTCAGACATTGAACCGCCGCCGCCATCCTTTGTGTTGGATGCGAAATATATACAAGGCGTTGGCAAGGTGGAGGGGCGGTTGCTCATTTTATTGGAGATTGACAGCATCATTACCTCTGACGAAGAAATTATGCTGAAGCAGATCAACGCATGA